The Ptychodera flava strain L36383 chromosome 3, AS_Pfla_20210202, whole genome shotgun sequence region TTAGCGACCAAGAATGGGCTTTCAGCCATAAGTGGGACATATGAAACACAGGTTTGATCGAATTCTTGTGAGGTTCCACAGACAACTAGTACTGTAAACGTGCACTCACATGCTTATATTATTGATACTCACATCAACTCAGATTGTACGGAAACATTGAATGACTAGAGTCTGGTGAAGCTCACTCTGCAATAATCCTACACTACTGACGCTGAGTTAGAAATCATGTTCGGGCACAACGTTTGGGTGGTGTTCGCTGAGACAGAAAACCCATTATAGGTTGCTGCAGGTTATACGTTTGTACTTGTGTGTTtggtaaagaaactcagaaattgAAGTTGCACTGGGCGTTGGTTTCCTGAATCATGTTCTTTAGTTTTTGGCAGGCAGAATTTAAAACCGTTTTCACTTGAGACAATTTTCTAGGGCACCGTATATGTCAGGCACACTAAAAGTACGTTCAGTATGTGTTTTGTTTCGCAATATAacctttcataaaatatgaaagggTAAGTTTAACCCTGACTCGCAACACTGCAAACAGTGGACCCTGGGTTTTTCCTATAAAAATTACTGTGCGCATGTGCAACAGGCATTTTCATGACATGTTCTTTACCATATATCCTGGTGTTTTGGATAGTATGTTGCTATGTTTTTATCCTTTCCCGTATGGTAAGAAAGACAACGTATTTTTCCTTCTTGGATGGAGTGGATTCCACATGCTGAGTGGAGACTGTTGTAAAGTCTCTAAATCAAACTGACATACTCACTAGAAAATGATGTAAGGTCATACAAGGGTCATGTAGTGACCTTGTTATTGTGCCTTTGGAAGCCTTCAACCTAGAAGCATTACTGCTTTATTGTCAACATATCTCATTCGATGGTTAGAGTTCGAACCGTTGTTGAAAACATCATACCAAACACGGTACATGTAGGGGCATGAGCTCTCTGTCAGCGCGTATTATTGAATGTATGTGATTGCATCATTGTTTCAGAAAGAATTATGCTCGTGCTCAAAATGTAGTTAGATGATTGATAAGTTGCTGAAAGTTGACAGATGAATAGTAAAACAACACGCAAGCTTGGTATTAAGTATGCCAAATTGTCGAACATTTTGATAATGAGAAATTTTTTGTATCAGAATACAAATTGAAGCGAAGGCAAATATGCAGCAGATGTTAGCGGATGATGTTAATTTCATAGGTAAGGAACCCGACTTAGCTCTTTTGCTTGCAGGAACGAGGGAACGTTAATGAATCTTCAGATTGAGTGTTGGGCATTGAGAAGACTCcaacattattttaaaaaaattacaagccGTATTTCCTCTGGCAGTGTTCTGCCTGTCGTATGGAATGCAAAATATGTGGCAGAAAAATTAGCGAGAGTGGATCATttctttgttaaaatgaacctcgtcgaaaataacattttggcaccaaaaattgtgaaaggttgtaactttgtcatttaaaaAAGTAAGACTGCTGCTTATTTTGTTAATTAAGCAAATGAGTTCATGATGAatctttttgttgaaaagagtcGATGACTCTCTTTTTCAAATAATAACATAGAATGCATCCATATATGATACGATACTTTATATGTAATTACTGTGTTTCTGATACGTAGATCTCACACACTCACACAatcatagaacaaacaaacaagttaACTTGAAACGCGTTTATAGAAAGTCGGTATCGTCAAGAGAGCTAATTTTGTTTAGAATCTGCGTCGACTGAGAACACAATGACACGGGGCGGGGATGCACAGTTACTTGAAATAGCAAAATCCCTATTAGCACTTCAGGAATGCATTTGCAGACTCTGGTTTTTTCAACTGCGTCCTATCTCAAATTGTTTGCACTGCTCTAAAAGTTTACGATCTCCCTCCTGGAAATGGTTACCGAGATGTCGTCGGTATAGAGAAACAGAGCAGAGACTCAAAGTATTCAAAGATAAGAGCATAACAGAGTTTACTCTTTATACATGGATGTTACATACTGCCAGGTATTGTCCCCTTCTAAGTAATTGTATTGGTCAAGACACCTCTTATATACAATCTCTACAGTGGTTATTTACACACAATTAGCATCTCATCAATAATGTTGCTGCCTAGTAATGACGTCTTTATGGCCAAAGTTCATATCAATGGCCAACACCATGAACACTCGGACAATTATTTACTTGTTTGATTTCTCACAGTCTGCATCGCTATCGTAAATCGTTCACAATTCTGAACCAGATCACTGACCTTTATGCAGAATAGACGCCAAAGTTAATGACCCCCGTGACACTAGTTTAACAGTTAACTTTAATGTTGACCCTGCAATACCTCATAATCTATGATTACCATGCCGTGTACAAGTTTTGCAATCTCTcccgttatatatatatttcggtGAAGAACACCCACAACGTTAACATTCAggttgcgatttgaactttggGCGGAAGAAGATTTCTACTTGGAATTGGTAAAGTGGGTTGGTAAAATGGAAAGTGACTGTCAAGTGCTGTATTATCTGTCCTTTGTAAGTGTTATTGTGCATTGTATTTTGCATCGTATTAACGTCAGTCAAATGTGGCAGCGAAAACCTACTCCAAAAGTTTATCTATTATACCTAGTCATATTTCGCTGGAATAAAGTCGGGTGTTCTAGCAACTATACAGTTCAAGTATTGGTTGTGAACTTCTCCAATTTAGCAGGAAAATAAAAACACAGCTCATTTGCCTTTAGGGaattaagggagccttcagttattATAGTAGGAGTTGGCCGGAAACTCCGCGTGGGAGGGCGGAGGGGctagtttgttttgaaattggaAGAGCGAATGGAGATTCAGGATTTTTGCAAACAGAAAGGGGGACACTTCTTTTCGAAAATATCCTGTCAAAAAGCCTTGCTTTAGTAAGCAAAAATATTCTGTCGagttttcattctctgaagtgaAATCACTATGGTCTCAAGCAAGTACATCTATTTTCTGTCTTATTTAAGCTTTTTCTTATCAAGTCTATGCTGGACTTGCTTTACCCAACATCTTGCGAATGGGGTTGAATCGGGTTGAGTGTTAGTATGTTGTTAATAAAGTTAGGCAAATCAGAATGAAAAGCTATGAGACATAACGTTGGCTTTTCACAAACCTTATACATAAGTCAATACAACGTAAAGCCTATTGTACTTGACACTATTTATGCGAATCTTTTTCACATAATACATTTGTGTATTTCTTTGAAGTTTCAATATCAATAaactttttgttaaaatctggAAGTGTTGATGTGACATAACTTAGCCAGTACTGTATACATCATGTACACAAGCATGTTCACGTAGAACATATTATACTTGACACATATTATTTTTGTTCGATTGTGGATCCGTATCGAAGtaattcatttcattcattctttcattccTTATTGGAATCCAAACAGCATTCTACGAGAGCAGTGACTGTTTATCTTTGAGCCAAAAAAATCTTTGAGAATCAGAAAAATTAACTGGTATAAAAATACTCGAAGttgacaaaagacaaaaaatacgAAGTCCaataagtgaaaaaaaaactaatacaAGGCTGCAAAATTACCAAACTTCAAAAGTAAGGCGGGCGTATAGTCATTTAATACTGTTCAGAGATTCAAGCTCCCTCATTCAAGTTGGAATcctattttgaataccaaggatcgcccctttgaccatatatgggcatatttagatttcaggtgactgtatacattTAAGATCAATTTTATTGACTACAAACTTGCAGAGGCCATACATTTACATCAGTAACAAATTCTCGTCATTTTGCTTTAATTATTATACAGAAAGTGTAAATTCCAAGCTACTGTTGAGTAAAGAAACAATGCCATCTCATCTTcttgcgacttcaaaactgacTCAAAGTTATTACCACAAACTGAGTCAACGGCGTCTCTGTAGCAAGACTCTGGGTCAACTGTTTGATTTAACCAGCGATGCTTATCCGAAGAGAGAAGCGATAACTTACTGTCCAAAGGATGGTGACGTCAAACGTTTATCATTTAAGGAACCAAGGCTTCATGTCGATAAATTTGCTGAATGGCTtatgaaacttggtgtgcaaaaAGGCAAAAAGCTTGGAATACTAGTTGGCAGACGTCATGAGTACATCGTGGCCTATTTAGGAATCGTGAAGGCAGGTCTTATCGCTGCCCGCCTTCTTACCTTCTCAAAAGCCGATCAGctaatttatcaaataaataaagtCGGCTGTGATATGTTAGTCATTGATAGCGATGGTTTAGCCAAAATCCGGGAATTACTTCCAGATGTTGAATGTGTACGTGTACCATGTTGCAGAGAACCTCTTCCAAGTGTTCGTTTTTTCATCAACATTGATTCCGCAGAGACACGAGGAGCCTGTCTGTCCTTCAACAGTATCCTCAGTATGTCACCCGATCATTTGAAAGAGATCGTGGTTGAAAATGAACTTCAACTTGACAATCCTTGTGTCATCTTCTTCAGCTCTGGCAGTACTGGACGTCCGAAAGCCATTGTGCACTCCAACCGCTCCGTTTCTGAATGTTTCTTGGCCGTATCTGATTCCAGAACACCATACAATGACGGTGGGGCGTGGTTGTCATCTGTGTTCCGTGACATGGTACTCAATTATGTTGGATTACACCCTGGCTCCAATGATTGTAGCTGGAGATAGGGTTTGTTCTAACTGAGTTACAAGACGTCGATACCATTCTAAGCGTCATAAGTCTAGAAAGATGCACATCCGTGGCTCTTTTCCCTCTTCTTGCATTTGAGATAGCAAACACAAAGGGCGAAGGTATCGACCTCTCATCACTGAAAGAAGCTGGCGTTGGCGTGAATACATTTTCACCAGATACTGTAGCAAAATTAAGAAagtttcatattcaaaatattgccaTTGGATATGGAACAACTAAAACAAATGTAGCCACTTCCCATCTAAAAGGCGAACCAATTGATGAGAAGACATGGATAGTTTAGCTACCAGTTCCGCACTGCGAAGTTAAGATAGTTGACGAAAACTTCCACACAGTACCGGTCAACACTGAGGGCGATGTCTGTGTAGGAAGTCCATATGTTTTTCAGTGCTACTTTGGCGAGGAAGAGCGGACAAAGGCAGTGAAAACAGGATCGGGGTGGGTGAAGACCGGAGATGCTGGAATCATGTTTGACGATGGAAGAATTCGAGTACTGGGAAGGAAAGACGACTGCATcataaaaaatgctaaaaatataTATCCTTCAGAAATAGAGCGCTATCTCTTTGGTCATAGTAAGGTAAAGCTTTGCCAGGCAGTAGCCATTCCTGACCAAAAAGTGGTTAACGAGATTTGTTTATGTCTGGTCTTAAAACCTGAAACAGAGTGCACCGAAGAGGAAATTCTTGAAGTCATGAAGGAGCATTTGGATGAATTCCTCATTcctaaatttattttgttttttgagaGTTTTCCAGTCACTGATACAGGGAAAATTAAACGTAATGAAGTGATGAGAATGGCAGTAGAGAGATTAAATCTgaagaaataattaaaatatgaaGCTGATATTTACTTTATTGTGCAGAAtttaaagattttaaaaatcCGTGTAATTAATACAAGTTGAAGTAATACTCTGCTTGATATTTTGTTGGTCAGGCTTTTTTTCATAAACAATTAATTGCATTCACCAATATGCTAGTTATGTAGTGGTAAAATATTAGTGATATAGTACAGATTCCCAACCagcatttcaaatttaaaatcgtgTACAAGTAACGGCGTACTCAACTTCACAATTAAAAGGAATGCAGTAGACTTAGTTAACTAAACATAGTTTTCTGGCCGAAACAAATATAATTAAAGTACAATCCATGATACATGCATATTCTCCTTTGATAGTGGTTCATGATCCTTTTGTGTTCTAACTACACTCATGACACACATGGTACGTATAAATAGTGAGTCATAAGATTGAATGACAACagggcaaaacagaatttaggTTTCTTAAACGTATACCATTCGTTTAGATTACTTGTGAAATAGATAAATTATGGACACGCCTGGGCTTCGATATTTAGTTTGACATGCAGTCTTTATGACATTGAAGGCTCAATAACGCAATTTCGCTTATAAAAAGCTGTGATTGagataaatttaaaattaacagCACTTTTAAAAGACAAAGGCTTAACAAAACAGGATTTAAGGCCATATAGGGGTCATGTAATGacattttttaataaatatttagAAGCGAAGCTGTATGTCATAAGTGGGAGATGTGAAGTTGAGGATTGCTAGAGATAATACCTAGCTGCGCAGCGAATTGTACACGTATAACTGAAGTACTGTAAAGTCTATGATTAGTGTTTTGTCAGTAGACGAGTAAAGAAAGTCAACAACATAAAGGTTTGCTTTGAAGTTTCGTCAGAAGTAGCTTTCTAAGTTTAGTTGGTGAAGTTGCATGGTGGAATTAAAAGTGCTGCAATGTTTGTACACAAGACAGTGTTCTGAAAAGTTTAAAGGCTTTTGTCGTTATTTGATGGTTACTTTTTTAACTAGCGATTATGACTTTATTCACTTTTTTGCATAGATATCTACCTTCTTCATTAAAGTTACAAGCATATAGTCAAAATATCTGCTTTGCAATGCAGTCTTTCTTCTATATATAAGATGCTCCTCAAAagtgtttttatttcacatcatAATATATCAATACAGTATTCGAAGCAATCGACCATATCAAAGTCGTTGACATCCAGTTTTCTTAATATGTAATTGGACTCACTTTAAGCAAATATACCTATCCGTTCATATTACCTACTTGTGAGTTTGAATTTTACAATGGTTTACAATGTGGTCCAGCACACCGTAAAGAGTCGGGATCTTGGCCCTTTATTATTGTTCGTGAACAAACAATTTCCTTGGTGACCGTTCAGTATTTGAACAAATGAACAGCTTAACAGGTAGACTGTCAGTACAGACTCTTCCCAATCAAAGGAATGGGGGACTATGATCCGCATGTTTAGAGGAATGTTAAATTGCCAATGCCGTGGAAATTTGTCTGCGATTATTCTACAATGCTGATGCTGAGCTAGAAAGCATGTACCCCCTGGCGATGCAATTCTCTTGAGTGCATTTAAGCTGCAAACT contains the following coding sequences:
- the LOC139128004 gene encoding medium-chain acyl-CoA ligase ACSF2, mitochondrial-like translates to MPSHLLATSKLTQSYYHKLSQRRLCSKTLGQLFDLTSDAYPKREAITYCPKDGDVKRLSFKEPRLHVDKFAEWLMKLGVQKGKKLGILVGRRHEYIVAYLGIVKAGLIAARLLTFSKADQLIYQINKVGCDMLVIDSDGLAKIRELLPDVECVRVPCCREPLPSVRFFINIDSAETRGACLSFNSILSMSPDHLKEIVVENELQLDNPCVIFFSSGSTGRPKAIVHSNRSVSECFLAVSDSRTPYNDGGAWLSSVFRDMVLNYVGLHPGSNDCSWR